A genome region from Prionailurus bengalensis isolate Pbe53 chromosome B4, Fcat_Pben_1.1_paternal_pri, whole genome shotgun sequence includes the following:
- the KRT82 gene encoding keratin, type II cuticular Hb2: MSCRSFQQGSRCGSRSFSSCSAVLPRMVTHYAVSQGPCRPGGGGGLRALGCLGSRSLCNVGFGRPRVASRCGLPGFGYRTGAACGPSACIAPVTINESLLVPLELEIDPAVQRVKRDEKEQIKCLNSRFASFINKVRFLEQKNKLLETKWNFMQQQRCCQSNIEPIFENYISALRRQLDFVAGDRARLESELGSLQDALESYKKKYEEELSLRPCAENEFVALKKDVDTAFLIKADLETNVEALLQEIDFLKGLYEEEIYLLQSQISETSVTVKMDNSRELDVDGIVAEIKAQYDDIASRSKAEAEAWYQSRYEELRLTAGTHCDNLRNRKNEILEMNKLIQRLQQETETVKAQRCKLEAAVTQAEQQGEAALSDAKCKLAGLEEALQKAKQDMACLLKEYQEVMNSKLGLDIEIATYRRLLEGEEHRLCEGIGPVNISVSSSKGAVLYEPCVVNTPVLRTEYCPGGTSVFKSSGGCSVVGTGELYIPCEPQGLLGCVIGRSSGMKLGAGCGSSRHKC; encoded by the exons ATGTCGTGCCGCTCCTTCCAGCAGGGCTCCAGGTGTGGCAGCCGGAGCTTCAGCTCGTGCTCAGCTGTCCTTCCCCGGATGGTCACCCACTACGCAGTGAGCCAGGGGCCGTGccggcccgggggtggggggggcctccGTGCCCTGGGCTGCCTGGGCTCCCGGAGTCTGTGCAACGTGGGCTTCGGGAGGCCCCGGGTCGCCTCCAGGTGTGGCCTGCCTGGCTTCGGCTACCGCACGGGGGCCGCCTGTGGGCCCTCAGCCTGCATCGCCCCCGTCACCATCAACGAGAGCCTGCTGGTCCCGCTCGAGCTGGAGATCGACCCGGCCGTGCAGAGGGTGAAGAGGGATGAGAAGGAGCAGATCAAGTGCCTGAATAGCCGCTTTGCATCCTTCATCAACAAG GTGCGATTCCTGGAGCAGAAGAACAAGCTGCTGGAGACCAAGTGGAACTTCATGCAGCAACAGAGGTGCTGCCAGAGCAACATAGAGCCCATCTTCGAGAACTACATCAGTGCCCTGCGGAGGCAGCTGGACTTTGTGGCGGGGGACCGGGCCAGGTTAGAGTCAGAGCTCGGCAGCCTGCAGGACGCGCTGGAAAGCTACAAGAAAAA GTACGAAGAGGAGCTCTCCTTGCGGCCTTGTGCTGAGAACGAGTTTGTCGCCTTGAAGAAG GACGTGGACACAGCCTTCCTGATAAAGGCTGATCTGGAGACCAACGTGGAGGCTCTGCTCCAGGAGATCGACTTCCTGAAAGGCCTGTATGAAGAG gagaTCTACCTGCTGCAGTCTCAGATCTCAGAGACCTCCGTCACCGTGAAGATGGACAACAGCCGGGAGCTGGATGTGGATGGCATCGTGGCCGAGATCAAGGCCCAGTATGATGACATCGCCAGCCGCAGCAAAGCCGAAGCCGAGGCCTGGTACCAGAGCCGG TATGAGGAGCTGCGGCTGACAGCGGGGACCCACTGTGACAATCTCCGCAACCGTAAGAACGAGATCCTGGAAATGAACAAGCTGATCCAGCGGCTTCAGCAAGAAACTGAGACCGTGAAAGCCCAG CGCTGCAAGCTGGAGGCCGCGGTGACCCAGGCAGAGCAGCAGGGCGAGGCGGCCCTCAGTGACGCCAAGTGCAAGCTGGCAGGGCTGGAGGAGGCCTTGCAGAAGGCCAAGCAGGATATGGCCTGCCTGCTCAAGGAGTACCAGGAGGTGATGAACTCCAAGCTGGGCCTGGACATCGAGATCGCCACCTACAGGCGGCtgctggagggagaggagcaCAG GCTGTGTGAAGGCATTGGGCCGGTGAATATCT CCGTGAGCAGCTCCAAAGGTGCAGTCCTCTACGAGCCGTGTGTGGTCAACACACCCGTGCTGAGGACCGAATACTGCCCGGGGGGCACCAGTGTCTTCAAGAGCAGTGGGGGCTGCAGCGTCGTGGGCACCGGTGAACTCTACATCCCCTGCGAGCCCCAGGGGCTACTGGGCTGTGTGATCGGGAGGAGTTCTGGCATGAAGCTGGGGGCTGGGTGTGGCTCCTCCCGCCACAAGTGTTAG
- the LOC122473439 gene encoding LOW QUALITY PROTEIN: keratin, type II cytoskeletal 5-like (The sequence of the model RefSeq protein was modified relative to this genomic sequence to represent the inferred CDS: inserted 1 base in 1 codon) produces MTQRSSVTIKSGGTRNFSASSASLLPGCRPSFSSVSVSQGGKSFGGGFXGGFGTRSLHNFGGSKRISISGGYRSNRASGGGAGYGLGLGGMGYRVGGAFGGYGFGAGMMPGSGGIQEVTVNQSLLTPLHLEIDPSLQRVRKEEREQIKTLNNKFASFIDKVRFLEQQNKVLETKWSLLQEHKTTRANIEPMFEAYISNLRRQLDCLGGERARLETELKNMQDVVEDFKNKYEEEINRRTVAENEFVVLKKDVDAAYMNKVELEAKVDALMDEINFLRAFYDAELAQLQAQISETSVVLSMDNNRKLDLDSIISEVKAQYEDIANRSRAEAESWYQIKYEELQRSAGRHGDDLRTTKMEISELNRVMQRLRSEIDNLKKQCTTLQNAIADAEQRGELALKDAKHKLAELEDALQKAKQDMARQLREYQELMNVKLALDIEIATYRKLLEGEECRLTGEGVGPVNISVVSSTGGTGYSAGGGGLCVAGGGYSSSLGYGGGGGFSSTSGRSMSGSSSSMRIISKTSSTKKSYRS; encoded by the exons ATGACCCAACGATCTTCTGTCACCATCAAGTCAGGAGGCACTCGGAACTTCAGTGCTTCCTCGGCCAGCCTCCTCCCAGGCTGCCGGCCCAGCTTCagctctgtctccgtctcccaGGGTGGAAAGAGCTTTGGGGGTGGCT GGGGTGGCTTCGGGACCAGGAGCCTCCACAACTTTGGAGGCAGCAAGAGAATCTCCATCAGTGGAGGCTACCGCTCCAACCGGGCCAGCGGTGGGGGCGCTGGCTATGGGCTGGGTCTCGGAGGCATGGGCTACAGGGTTGGGGGAGCCTTCGGTGGGTATGGATTTGGAGCCGGGATGATGCCTGGCTCTGGGGGCATCCAGGAGGTCACCGTCAACCAAAGCCTCCTGACCCCCCTCCACCTGGAGATAGATCCCTCTCTCCAGCGGGTacgaaaggaggagagggaacagATCAAGACCCTCAACAACAAGTTTGCCTCCTTCATTGACAAG GTGCGGTTCCTGGAGCAGCAGAACAAGGTCCTGGAGACCAAATGGAGCCTCCTGCAGGAGCATAAAACCACCAGGGCCAATATCGAGCCCATGTTTGAAGCCTACATCAGCAACCTGAGGCGGCAGCTGGACTGCCTGGGTGGAGAGCGGGCACGGCTAGAGACGGAGCTCAAGAACATGCAGGATGTGGTGGAAGACTTCAAGAACAA GTACGAAGAAGAAATCAACAGGCGCACGGTAGCAGAGAACGAGTTTGTGGTGCTCAAGAAG GACGTGGATGCTGCCTACATGAACAAGGTGGAGTTGGAGGCCAAGGTGGATGCCTTAATGGATGAAATCAACTTCCTGAGAGCTTTCTATGATGCG GAACTGGCTCAGCTTCAGGCCCAGATCTCAGAAACCTCCGTGGTGCTGTCCATGGACAACAACCGCAAGCTGGACCTGGACAGCATCATCTCTGAGGTCAAGGCCCAGTATGAGGACATCGCCAACCGCAGCCGGGCCGAGGCCGAGTCCTGGTACCAGATCAAG TATGAGGAGCTGCAGCGGTCTGCTGGCCGCCACGGGGACGACCTCCGCACCACCAAGATGGAGATCTCCGAGCTGAACCGTGTGATGCAGAGGCTGCGCTCTGAGATTGATAACCTGAAGAAACAG TGTACCACACTCCAGAACGCAATCGCTGATGCCGAGCAGCGCGGGGAGCTGGCCCTCAAGGACGCCAAGCACAAGCTGGCTGAGCTGGAGGATGCCCTTCAAAAGGCCAAGCAGGACATGGCCCGGCAGCTGCGGGAGTACCAGGAGCTCATGAACGTCAAGCTGGCCCTGGACATCGAGATCGCCACCTACCGCAAGCTGCTGGAGGGCGAGGAGTGCAG ACTCACAGGGGAAGGTGTCGGACCTGTGAACATCT CCGTGGTCTCCTCCACCGGAGGCACAGGCTACAGTGCAGGTGGCGGTGGCCTCTGTGTGGCCGGAGGCGGCTACAGCAGCAGCCTGGGCTATGGCGGGGGCGGCGGCTTTAGCTCCACCAGTGGCCGCAGCATGAGTGGCAGCAGCTCCAGCATGCGTATCATCTCCAAGACGTCATCCACCAAGAAGAGTTACAGGAGCTAA